In Hyla sarda isolate aHylSar1 chromosome 12, aHylSar1.hap1, whole genome shotgun sequence, a genomic segment contains:
- the ARL4D gene encoding ADP-ribosylation factor-like protein 4D translates to MGNHFTEIAPNTSFLPTFQTLHVVVIGLDSAGKTSLLYRLKFKEFVKCVPTKGFNMEKIKAPVGNSKAITFQVWDVGGQEKLRPLWKSYTRRTDGMVFVVDSSEQERMEEAKVELHKITRTSENQGVPVLIVANKQDVADALSVAEVEKLLALHELGTSTLSHIQGCSAVDGRGLHQGLEKLYDMILKRKKMLRHSKKKR, encoded by the coding sequence atggggaaccatttTACCGAAATAGCACCCAACACCTCCTTTCTACCTACGTTCCAGACCCTACATGTTGTGGTGATAGGGTTGGACTCTGCCGGGAAGACCTCTTTGTTGTACAGACTAAAATTTAAGGAGTTTGTGAAATGCGTTCCCACCAAGGGGTTCAATATGGAAAAGATCAAGGCCCCAGTTGGGAATTCCAAAGCCATCACGTTCCAAGTCTGGGATGTAGGTGGCCAGGAGAAACTGAGACCTTTGTGGAAATCCTACACCAGGCGGACTGATGGTATGGTGTTTGTTGTGGACTCTTCGGAGCAGGAACGCATGGAGGAGGCCAAAGTGGAGCTCCATAAAATTACCAGGACTTCTGAAAACCAAGGCGTGCCCGTATTAATCGTGGCCAACAAACAGGACGTAGCCGACGCGCTCTCTGTAGCAGAGGTGGAAAAGCTTCTGGCGTTGCATGAACTTGGCACGTCTACATTGAGTCACATTCAGGGCTGCAGTGCCGTGGACGGCAGAGGTTTGCACCAGGGACTCGAGAAACTTTACGACATGATCTTAAAAAGGAAGAAGATGCTGAGACACAGCAAAAAGAAGCGGTGA